One Myxosarcina sp. GI1 genomic window carries:
- the argS gene encoding arginine--tRNA ligase, which produces MTSILKQLKTSVSQALVAAFGSELADTDPLVAPASNPKFGDYQSNAALSLAKKLKRSPREIAQSIIDKLEVDSICETPNIAGAGFINFSIKPSYLAAHLSKIQSSDRLGIEPVTLPQKVVVDFSSPNIAKEMHVGHLRSTIIGDAIARILEFRGHDVLRLNHIGDWGTQFGMLIAYLRETYPEALTTADALNIGDLVSLYKKAKVRFDEDPEFKETARKEVVRLQAGAEDSRHAWQLLCDQSRREFQVIYDLLDIKLTERGESFYNPLLLDIVQQLEAENLLEESEGAKCVFLEGFTNKDGDPLPLIVQKTDGGFNYATTDLAALKYRIKEDEADRIIYVTDAGQANHFAAVFQVARRAGILPEQVEVVHVPFGLVLGKDGKKLKTRSGETIKLKDLLSEAVNCTRKDLETRLAEEDRSETEEFINNVSQTVGISAVKYADLSQNRTSDYKFDYDKMLDLKGNTAPYLLYAYVRPQGISRKGNIDFERLESERQISLTEDAELVLAKHLLQFEEVIKEVEANLLPNRICQYLFELSQKFNKFYEDCPILNSVEPQLTSRLLLADLTARTLKLGLSLLGIKVLERM; this is translated from the coding sequence ATGACATCTATCCTAAAACAGCTTAAAACCTCAGTCAGTCAAGCTTTAGTTGCCGCTTTTGGTTCGGAATTAGCCGATACAGATCCATTAGTCGCCCCTGCAAGTAATCCCAAATTTGGCGATTATCAATCAAATGCGGCTTTGTCTCTGGCTAAAAAACTCAAGCGATCGCCGAGAGAAATCGCTCAATCTATTATTGATAAGCTGGAAGTAGATAGTATTTGCGAAACTCCTAACATAGCTGGTGCTGGTTTTATTAACTTCAGTATTAAGCCTAGCTATCTCGCCGCCCACTTAAGTAAGATTCAGAGTAGCGATCGCCTGGGAATCGAGCCTGTAACATTACCGCAAAAAGTAGTAGTAGATTTTTCCAGTCCTAACATTGCCAAAGAGATGCACGTCGGACACTTGCGATCGACGATTATTGGTGATGCGATCGCCCGTATTTTGGAATTCCGGGGACATGACGTTTTGCGTCTCAATCATATTGGTGATTGGGGAACTCAATTTGGGATGTTGATTGCTTACCTTAGAGAAACTTATCCCGAAGCCTTAACTACTGCCGATGCTTTAAATATTGGCGATTTGGTTTCGCTGTATAAAAAAGCCAAAGTCCGTTTTGATGAAGATCCAGAATTTAAAGAAACAGCCAGAAAAGAAGTAGTTAGATTGCAGGCAGGTGCCGAAGATAGTCGTCATGCCTGGCAGTTATTATGCGATCAATCGCGTCGTGAATTTCAGGTTATTTACGATTTATTAGATATCAAACTAACCGAACGAGGAGAGTCTTTTTACAATCCTTTGCTGCTCGATATTGTCCAACAGTTAGAAGCAGAAAATCTGTTAGAGGAAAGTGAAGGTGCTAAATGTGTCTTTTTAGAAGGATTTACCAATAAAGACGGCGATCCTTTACCCTTAATCGTGCAAAAAACAGATGGGGGTTTTAACTATGCCACTACCGATTTAGCTGCATTAAAATACCGAATTAAAGAAGATGAAGCCGATCGCATTATTTATGTCACCGATGCAGGACAAGCCAATCACTTTGCCGCAGTTTTTCAGGTAGCAAGAAGAGCGGGAATATTACCAGAACAAGTAGAAGTAGTTCACGTTCCGTTTGGTTTGGTTTTGGGCAAAGACGGTAAAAAGTTAAAGACGCGATCGGGTGAAACTATTAAATTAAAAGATTTACTCTCAGAAGCAGTAAACTGCACTCGCAAAGATTTAGAAACCAGACTGGCAGAAGAAGACAGAAGCGAAACAGAGGAATTTATCAATAACGTTTCTCAGACAGTAGGTATAAGTGCGGTTAAATATGCCGATCTCAGTCAAAATCGTACCTCGGATTACAAATTTGACTACGATAAGATGCTCGATCTTAAAGGTAACACCGCACCTTATTTACTTTATGCTTATGTCAGACCACAAGGCATTAGTCGCAAGGGAAATATTGACTTTGAACGGTTAGAGAGCGAACGCCAAATTTCTCTAACAGAAGATGCCGAACTGGTACTCGCCAAACATCTCTTACAGTTTGAAGAGGTTATTAAAGAGGTAGAAGCAAACTTACTACCAAATCGCATCTGCCAGTATTTATTTGAACTCAGTCAAAAGTTTAATAAATTCTACGAAGATTGCCCGATCTTAAATTCGGTAGAACCCCAGCTTACTTCTCGCTTATTGTTAGCAGATTTAACCGCTCGTACTTTAAAACTAGGTTTATCTTTATTGGGAATTAAAGTTTTAGAGAGAATGTAG